A genomic region of Deltaproteobacteria bacterium contains the following coding sequences:
- a CDS encoding ATP-binding cassette domain-containing protein → MADNIIIRVEDFTAAYNGHVILNRLNFEVFRGEVFVILGGSGCGKSTLLKHMIGLYPLASGKILIDGQNIATAEGETRLEILRKFGVMYQSGALFGSMTVLNNVALPLQEFTDLPAEAIRMIATMKLQRVGLGGFGEHMPSELSGGMQKRAAIARAMALDPQVIFLDEPSAGLDPITSAELDELILSLARSLKITFVIVTHELASIYAIADRVIMLDKRVKGIVATGKPQELRDHSDNPWVRQFFSRQATDDSQRNHQFVK, encoded by the coding sequence GTGGCGGACAATATCATCATTCGTGTCGAGGATTTCACTGCCGCCTACAACGGCCATGTGATTCTCAATCGGCTTAATTTTGAAGTCTTTCGCGGCGAGGTATTCGTCATCTTGGGCGGCTCGGGCTGCGGCAAGAGCACGCTGCTCAAGCATATGATCGGTCTCTATCCGCTGGCGTCCGGCAAGATACTCATCGACGGCCAAAACATTGCGACGGCCGAAGGCGAGACGCGCCTGGAAATATTGCGCAAGTTTGGCGTCATGTATCAGAGCGGCGCGCTGTTCGGGTCGATGACCGTGCTCAACAACGTTGCCCTGCCGCTGCAGGAATTTACGGATCTACCGGCCGAAGCCATTCGGATGATTGCGACGATGAAATTGCAGCGGGTCGGCCTGGGCGGCTTCGGCGAGCATATGCCGTCGGAGTTGAGCGGCGGCATGCAAAAACGCGCGGCGATCGCGCGCGCCATGGCGCTCGATCCGCAAGTGATCTTTCTCGATGAGCCGTCGGCGGGCTTGGACCCGATCACTTCGGCGGAGTTGGACGAATTGATCTTGAGCCTGGCGCGCAGCCTGAAGATAACTTTCGTCATCGTTACGCATGAGCTGGCGAGCATCTATGCGATTGCGGATCGGGTGATTATGTTGGATAAACGAGTCAAAGGGATCGTTGCCACTGGCAAGCCGCAAGAGCTGCGCGATCACAGCGACAATCCTTGGGTGCGCCAGTTTTTTTCACGCCAAGCCACCGACGACAGCCAGCGCAACCATCAATTCGTGAAATAG
- a CDS encoding MlaE family lipid ABC transporter permease subunit: MASTTTTTATLRSDGLRDGVLRLAIEGRLDANSTGAIWRQADASVTKAKANTAVLDASQVDYCDGSGIALLIHLRQQQEKLRGSLRIEGLRPEFQELLDDWSPGSVELETKKPKPSVRLAEEIGQGAVEVWRDIHTLVSFVGELGAALFKAALQPRTIRWNETLRAAEEVGVNALPIVAMLSFLVGIIMAFQAAVPLRQFGAEIFVANMIGLSVLREMGPLMTAIILAGRSGSAFAAEIGTMKVREEIDALKTMGLEPVRFLVVPRVIAAVVMTPVLTVFADLLGIMGGSVVMLSLGFPLVTFFNQLQSAVSYGSLVGGLVKALAFGILIAAIGCLRGLQTQTGASAVGLSTTHAVVSGIVLIVITDGIFSVIYYYLWV; the protein is encoded by the coding sequence ATGGCATCGACAACCACAACGACGGCCACGCTGCGCAGCGATGGCCTGCGCGACGGCGTGCTGCGGCTTGCCATCGAAGGCCGGCTCGACGCCAATAGCACGGGCGCCATTTGGCGCCAAGCCGACGCCAGCGTGACGAAAGCCAAAGCCAACACCGCCGTGCTCGATGCTTCGCAGGTCGACTACTGTGACGGCTCGGGCATCGCTCTACTGATCCACCTGCGCCAGCAGCAGGAAAAGCTGCGCGGCAGTTTGCGCATCGAAGGGCTGCGGCCGGAGTTTCAAGAACTGCTCGATGATTGGTCGCCCGGTTCTGTCGAACTCGAAACGAAAAAGCCGAAACCATCGGTGCGCTTGGCGGAAGAGATCGGCCAAGGCGCCGTGGAAGTTTGGCGTGACATTCACACGCTGGTTTCCTTTGTCGGGGAGTTGGGCGCGGCGCTCTTCAAAGCCGCACTCCAGCCGCGCACGATCCGCTGGAATGAGACCCTGAGGGCCGCTGAAGAAGTCGGCGTCAACGCCTTGCCCATTGTTGCCATGCTGAGTTTTCTGGTCGGCATCATCATGGCGTTCCAAGCCGCCGTGCCGCTGCGCCAATTTGGCGCCGAGATTTTTGTCGCCAACATGATCGGCCTTTCCGTGCTGCGTGAGATGGGGCCGCTGATGACGGCGATTATTCTCGCCGGCCGTTCCGGCTCCGCCTTTGCCGCCGAAATCGGCACAATGAAGGTGCGCGAAGAGATCGACGCGCTGAAAACCATGGGGCTTGAACCGGTGCGCTTTTTAGTCGTGCCGCGGGTCATCGCCGCCGTCGTGATGACGCCGGTGTTGACGGTCTTTGCCGACCTTTTGGGCATCATGGGCGGCTCGGTCGTCATGCTCTCGCTCGGCTTTCCGTTGGTCACTTTTTTCAATCAGCTTCAGTCGGCGGTCAGTTATGGTTCGCTGGTGGGCGGTTTGGTGAAGGCGTTGGCGTTTGGCATTCTCATCGCTGCCATCGGCTGCCTGCGCGGTCTCCAGACGCAAACCGGCGCCAGCGCCGTCGGACTTTCGACCACCCATGCGGTGGTGAGCGGGATCGTGTTGATCGTCATCACCGACGGAATTTTCTCCGTCATTTACTATTATCTTTGGGTTTGA
- a CDS encoding MCE family protein: protein MEKASYFKIGLFIIVGTIIAVIGIVALGVGTIFEKKVWIETYVDESVQGLDIGSAVKFRGVSVGKVEQISLTSAEYNTQRRYIMLRIGLTSQMFQFPLADAGGPAFKSEVDKGLRVRLASAGLTGGAYIEADYQDPARNPPLEIDWQPRYPYIPSARSKITQLADSMDRILSNIEKIDAARLVEGVEKSLATITKVAEGANFDALGKQANAFLAEIRDSNRQFRDLIASGDIKSAVADAAAAAKSTREIMSGAEKPIKQVLADLPQASEKISELMKRLDTISADLPDSSNQLQQTLRRLNRLLAGQQQEIRTTLDNLRVITENLKELSEDSKKYPSQVIFGAPPPPSGVMSR from the coding sequence ATGGAAAAAGCGAGTTATTTCAAAATCGGGTTGTTCATTATCGTCGGCACGATTATCGCGGTGATTGGCATTGTTGCCCTCGGTGTCGGCACCATCTTCGAGAAGAAAGTTTGGATCGAAACCTACGTCGACGAATCGGTGCAAGGCCTCGACATCGGTTCGGCGGTGAAATTTCGCGGCGTGTCGGTCGGTAAAGTCGAACAGATCAGCCTGACCAGCGCCGAATACAACACCCAGCGACGCTACATAATGTTGCGCATTGGCTTGACGAGTCAGATGTTTCAGTTCCCACTGGCGGACGCCGGCGGTCCGGCTTTCAAGAGCGAAGTCGATAAAGGATTGCGCGTGCGCCTGGCATCGGCCGGTTTGACAGGCGGAGCATATATCGAAGCCGACTACCAAGATCCGGCGCGCAATCCGCCCCTCGAAATCGATTGGCAGCCGCGGTACCCCTATATCCCCTCAGCGCGCAGCAAGATCACGCAGCTGGCCGACTCCATGGATCGTATCTTGTCGAATATAGAAAAAATCGATGCCGCTCGCTTAGTGGAAGGCGTCGAGAAATCGCTGGCGACGATTACCAAAGTAGCCGAAGGCGCCAACTTCGACGCCTTGGGCAAACAGGCCAACGCTTTCTTGGCCGAGATTCGCGACAGCAACCGGCAGTTCCGTGATTTGATTGCTAGTGGTGACATCAAAAGCGCTGTGGCCGATGCAGCCGCCGCCGCGAAGTCGACGCGTGAGATCATGAGCGGCGCCGAGAAGCCGATCAAACAAGTACTTGCCGATCTGCCTCAGGCTTCTGAAAAGATCAGTGAGTTGATGAAACGGCTCGACACGATTTCCGCTGACCTGCCGGACTCCAGTAACCAGTTGCAACAAACTCTACGGCGGCTTAATCGACTCCTGGCGGGCCAGCAGCAGGAAATTCGCACGACGTTGGATAACCTTCGGGTCATCACTGAAAACCTCAAAGAGCTTTCCGAAGACTCAAAGAAATATCCGTCGCAAGTTATCTTCGGCGCGCCGCCGCCGCCCTCGGGAGTGATGAGCCGATGA
- a CDS encoding FAD-binding protein, whose translation MTLDEEFVIANPIQTDVAIIGGGGAGIPAAIEVARAGGKCVVLEKAGECGGTAAISGGGCCIVGTPLQKSKGIEDTPDVALADWIKFGGGAADEVWARYYIEHSLHDLYHWGESCGVKWIDLKHQEGNRVPRWHQPSNNGLGLMTAIIKTAETMPNITVLTDVSVTKLLTQQGRVCGAMATKGHETIEVRSKTTIVTTGGFNSNLDMVLEHRPEFKKFRVMEGSGANAKGEGHKMIEALGGYLTHMGDIWFYVFATPDYRDPQQRRGVAFRQVPGYLWFNQQGRRFHNEAVTGGASATPAVLRQNPPHAWAVADTPMLAKMDVADPYYRHGEVIDRGKIEEMLNNSSFIKKGHTLVELAQNCGFEDVKNFLAEIEEYNNCFDTDLDKEKRFGKPLKGSKKFDTPPYYAIQIFPLARKNFGGVKTDLHCRALNKYFEPIPGLYAAGEVAGCAGGHINGKHGLEGTMLGPSIFSGRVAGAWAAHEAGFGPGFVGKPNRPELD comes from the coding sequence ATTACACTAGATGAGGAGTTTGTCATCGCCAATCCCATCCAAACCGACGTAGCGATCATCGGCGGCGGCGGCGCAGGCATACCAGCCGCCATCGAAGTCGCTAGAGCCGGCGGCAAATGCGTCGTCTTGGAAAAAGCCGGCGAATGCGGCGGCACCGCGGCCATCTCTGGCGGCGGTTGCTGCATCGTCGGCACGCCGCTGCAAAAATCGAAAGGCATCGAAGACACGCCCGACGTCGCGCTCGCGGATTGGATCAAGTTCGGCGGCGGTGCGGCCGACGAAGTCTGGGCACGTTATTACATCGAGCATTCCCTGCACGATCTCTACCACTGGGGCGAAAGTTGCGGCGTCAAGTGGATTGACTTGAAACACCAGGAAGGCAATCGCGTGCCGCGCTGGCATCAGCCATCGAATAACGGCTTGGGCCTCATGACCGCAATCATCAAAACTGCGGAGACCATGCCGAACATCACGGTTTTGACCGATGTCTCCGTCACCAAGCTCCTGACCCAACAAGGCCGCGTCTGTGGCGCGATGGCAACCAAGGGCCATGAAACCATCGAAGTCCGCAGCAAGACTACGATTGTTACCACCGGGGGATTCAACTCGAATTTGGACATGGTCTTGGAGCACCGCCCGGAATTCAAAAAATTCAGAGTCATGGAAGGCTCAGGCGCCAACGCCAAAGGCGAAGGCCACAAGATGATCGAAGCACTTGGCGGATACCTCACCCACATGGGCGACATCTGGTTTTATGTCTTCGCCACACCCGATTATCGCGATCCGCAGCAGCGCCGCGGTGTCGCGTTTCGCCAAGTGCCGGGCTATCTCTGGTTCAATCAGCAAGGCAGACGCTTTCATAACGAAGCAGTCACCGGCGGCGCCTCGGCAACGCCCGCTGTGCTTCGGCAGAATCCGCCGCACGCCTGGGCAGTTGCAGACACGCCGATGCTGGCCAAAATGGACGTAGCCGACCCATATTACAGACACGGCGAAGTCATTGATCGAGGCAAGATTGAAGAGATGTTGAACAACTCGTCGTTCATCAAGAAAGGCCACACGCTCGTAGAGTTGGCGCAGAATTGCGGCTTCGAAGACGTCAAGAACTTTCTTGCGGAGATTGAAGAGTACAACAATTGCTTCGATACCGATCTCGACAAGGAAAAAAGATTTGGTAAGCCGCTCAAAGGCTCGAAGAAGTTCGATACGCCGCCCTACTACGCGATTCAGATTTTTCCGCTCGCAAGAAAAAATTTCGGCGGCGTCAAAACCGATTTGCATTGCCGCGCGTTGAACAAATACTTCGAACCCATCCCCGGCCTCTACGCCGCCGGCGAAGTCGCCGGGTGCGCGGGCGGCCATATCAACGGCAAACACGGCCTTGAAGGAACCATGCTGGGGCCGTCGATTTTCAGCGGCCGAGTCGCCGGAGCCTGGGCCGCGCACGAAGCAGGATTCGGCCCGGGATTTGTCGGCAAACCGAATCGACCCGAGCTGGATTGA
- a CDS encoding molybdopterin oxidoreductase, translated as MSKAAQSPNSQEKIRGYCALCTAHCATIATVQNGRVISLDPDHDHPNGGVMCIKGKAAPELVYNPDRLNYPLKRTRPKTETDPGWQRVSWEEALDDIARKLLAIREQHGAKAMALGKGTKSGTSVDDVERWLGRFLYLYGSPNWVSTTHVCNWHKDTGFSFTFGTTIQTPDLAHSKTFLLWGHNPSSTSLILAHDIVEARKRGMKTVVIDPRRVGIGANADMLLQVRPGTDGALALAMIHCLIEESWYDVDFVRQWTNGVFLLNAATGVVITEADISKDGSANRYLVWDETKNEAVIYDPECGQYSRDGVRPALFGARTLKNKEGSELICKPVFERLGEIAAEFAPEKSEKITWVPAEQVWKTALMLAHNRPVSLYMWNGLGQHTNATQTSRAISSLYALLGDFDKQGGNVAFPKLPTNNVDGKEFLPKEAAALRIGREQKPLGPPAAPGNCASYDIFNAIIEEKPYPIKAFLAFGCNPVMSNADSQRAREALRKLEFGVAIDLFMTPTAGFCDYVLPATSFLEMSAITTAFEHRPSGKTHFQYRPAVVEPLHERRSDTWILFELAKRMGMDEHFWHGDIEAGYAYELEPSGITLEQLKNTPGGISRTRQPTYEKHSRLNKDGNLSGVGTPTKRVELYCHKFAAAGYPAMPEYVEPALSPVSNPEVAADFPLVLTNAKNTTYVHSQHRSLTSLRKSLPEPTADIHPETALKYGVKNKEWMVVETPKGAIKVKARVTTNIVNGVVCVQHGWWQACRELELPGYDAFERYGANPATLIGTEYADPVSGSLPHRSYLCRVRSAA; from the coding sequence ATGTCCAAAGCCGCGCAATCCCCAAATTCGCAAGAGAAAATTCGTGGCTACTGCGCCTTGTGCACTGCGCACTGCGCCACGATCGCAACAGTCCAGAACGGCCGCGTCATTTCGCTCGACCCAGACCACGATCATCCCAACGGCGGCGTCATGTGCATCAAAGGCAAGGCTGCGCCGGAGCTGGTCTACAACCCCGATCGTTTGAATTACCCGCTCAAGCGCACGCGGCCAAAGACTGAGACCGATCCCGGCTGGCAGCGTGTCAGTTGGGAGGAAGCGCTCGACGACATCGCGAGAAAACTTCTCGCGATCCGCGAGCAGCATGGCGCCAAAGCGATGGCGCTCGGCAAAGGCACCAAGAGCGGCACCTCGGTGGACGACGTCGAGCGCTGGCTCGGCCGGTTCTTATATCTTTACGGCAGCCCGAATTGGGTCTCGACCACTCACGTCTGCAACTGGCACAAGGACACCGGATTTAGTTTCACGTTCGGCACGACGATTCAGACACCGGACCTGGCGCACAGCAAAACTTTTTTGCTTTGGGGCCACAACCCAAGCTCGACGTCGTTGATCCTCGCCCACGACATCGTCGAGGCGCGCAAACGCGGCATGAAAACCGTCGTCATCGATCCGCGCCGCGTTGGCATCGGCGCCAACGCCGACATGCTGCTGCAAGTGCGCCCCGGCACCGACGGCGCGCTGGCGCTGGCGATGATTCACTGTTTGATCGAAGAGAGCTGGTACGACGTCGACTTCGTCCGCCAATGGACCAACGGAGTATTCCTGCTCAACGCAGCCACAGGCGTGGTCATTACCGAAGCGGATATCAGCAAGGACGGCAGCGCCAACCGCTACCTCGTTTGGGACGAAACTAAGAATGAAGCTGTCATCTACGATCCCGAGTGCGGCCAATATTCTCGCGACGGCGTACGCCCTGCCCTCTTTGGTGCCCGCACTCTCAAAAACAAAGAAGGCAGCGAGTTAATTTGCAAACCCGTCTTCGAACGCCTCGGCGAAATCGCGGCTGAGTTCGCGCCGGAAAAATCGGAAAAGATCACCTGGGTTCCGGCAGAACAAGTCTGGAAGACCGCGCTGATGCTGGCGCACAACCGGCCGGTGAGCCTGTACATGTGGAACGGCCTAGGCCAGCATACCAATGCGACGCAAACCAGCCGAGCGATTTCGTCGCTCTACGCCCTGCTCGGTGACTTCGACAAACAGGGCGGCAACGTCGCTTTTCCCAAATTGCCGACCAACAACGTCGACGGCAAAGAATTTTTGCCGAAAGAAGCCGCCGCGCTGCGCATCGGCCGTGAGCAAAAGCCGCTCGGCCCGCCGGCGGCGCCGGGCAACTGTGCTTCCTACGACATCTTCAACGCGATCATCGAAGAGAAGCCCTATCCGATTAAAGCGTTCCTGGCTTTCGGCTGTAACCCAGTGATGTCCAATGCTGACTCGCAGCGCGCCCGCGAGGCGCTGCGCAAATTGGAATTCGGCGTCGCCATTGATCTCTTCATGACACCAACGGCGGGGTTTTGCGATTACGTGTTGCCAGCAACGAGTTTCTTGGAAATGTCCGCGATCACCACCGCGTTCGAGCATCGCCCATCAGGCAAGACGCACTTCCAATATCGCCCGGCAGTGGTAGAGCCGCTGCACGAGCGCCGTTCCGATACGTGGATTCTTTTCGAGCTTGCCAAGCGCATGGGCATGGACGAACACTTTTGGCACGGCGACATCGAAGCCGGCTATGCCTATGAACTGGAGCCTAGCGGAATCACGCTAGAGCAATTGAAGAACACGCCGGGAGGGATCTCGCGCACGCGGCAACCCACCTACGAAAAGCACAGCAGGTTAAACAAGGACGGAAATCTCAGCGGCGTCGGCACGCCAACCAAACGAGTCGAGCTTTACTGTCACAAGTTCGCCGCCGCCGGCTATCCAGCCATGCCCGAATACGTTGAGCCAGCGCTGAGCCCGGTAAGCAACCCCGAAGTCGCCGCGGATTTCCCACTGGTCTTAACCAACGCGAAAAACACAACCTACGTCCACAGCCAACACCGCTCCCTGACCAGCCTGCGCAAGTCGTTGCCCGAGCCAACGGCGGATATTCACCCAGAAACCGCATTAAAATATGGCGTCAAAAACAAAGAATGGATGGTTGTGGAAACGCCGAAGGGTGCGATCAAAGTTAAAGCGCGCGTGACCACGAATATCGTAAACGGCGTCGTCTGCGTGCAGCACGGTTGGTGGCAAGCGTGCAGAGAGTTGGAACTGCCTGGTTACGATGCGTTCGAACGATACGGCGCAAACCCGGCGACCTTGATCGGCACCGAATATGCCGACCCAGTCAGTGGCTCGCTGCCGCATCGGTCGTATTTATGTCGAGTACGCTCCGCAGCATAA